In Euphorbia lathyris chromosome 9, ddEupLath1.1, whole genome shotgun sequence, the following are encoded in one genomic region:
- the LOC136205910 gene encoding membrane steroid-binding protein 2-like — protein MSGWGKEIVKEKERIWTLYPELKAYDGSDPNKPLLMAIKGQIYDVSSSRIFYGPGDPYAKIAGRDASRALALLPFDPKDLTGNLDGLGESELEVLQDWDYKFMEKYVKVGKLVSEQIRAEENAEEAQKDEVNGDS, from the exons ATGTCAG GTTGGGGAAAAGAAATCGTCAAGGAAAAGGAAAGGATATGG ACATTATATCCTGAATTGAAAGCTTATGATGGTTCTGATCCTAATAAGCCTCTTTTAATGGCCATCAAAGGTCAGATCTATGATGTCTCTTCTTCCAG GATATTTTATGGTCCTGGTGATCCATATGCAAAGATTGCTGGGAGGGATGCAAGTAGAGCTTTAGCTCTCTTACCTTTTGACCCTAAAGACCTGACAGGAAATCTTGATGGTCTTGGTGAATCCGAACTTGAAGTTTTACAGGACTGGGATTATAAATTCATGGAGAAATATGTCAAGGTTGGGAAGCTTGTTTCTGAACAAATCAGGGCTGAAGAAAATGCTGAAGAGGCCCAGAAAGACGAAGTCAACGGGGATTCATAA
- the LOC136206239 gene encoding coatomer subunit delta-like, which produces MVVLAASIVGKSGKVLVSRQFVDMSRMRIEGLLAAFPKLIGIAKQHTFVETENVRYVYQPIETLYLLLVTNKQSNIVDDLETLRLLSKLVPEYSPSLDEEGICRTAFELIFAFDEVISLGHKENVTVTQVKQYCEMESHEEKLHKLVLQSKINETKDVMKRKASEIDKSKIEKNRADKGGFMSLQSMGSGLIESKFSEMGISSGEGGFASGSGFGLTTDVDSFSVKPKGRQPSSASAPSKGLGMKLGKTQRANQFLESLKAEGEEIVEDVQPKAGQSRSGAPPLTDPVTLTVEEKLNVTLKRDGGMSNFDVQGQLSLQILNQEDGLIQVQIETGGNPGILFKSHPNMNKELFSNENILGLKDPNRPFPTGQTGDAAGVGLLKWRMQSSDESIVPLTINCWPSVSGSDTYVNIEYDAAPLVDMRNVVISVPLPSLREAPVVKQIDGEWRYDPRNSTLEWSILLIDTSNRSGSLEFVVPPADSSVFFPINVRFSSASTFSKLKVVNVLPLKGGTPPKFAQRTQMVTENYQVV; this is translated from the exons ATG GTTGTACTCGCTGCCTCCATAGTGGGCAAGTCTGGCAAAG TGCTTGTTTCCAGGCAGTTTGTGGACATGTCTCGTATGAGGATTGAAGGTCTTCTTGCAGCCTTTCCCAAGTTGATAGGAATTGCAAAGCAGCATACCTTTGTCGAAACTGAGAATGTGCGATATGTTTACCAGCCAATAGAGACTTTGTACTTGCTACTTGTGACAAATAAACAAAGCAACATTGTTGACGACTTGGAGACTCTGAGGCTGCTCTCGAAGCTT GTCCCCGAATATTCTCCTTCTCTTGACGAAGAGGGAATATGCAGGACAGCTTTTGAGTTGATTTTTGCATTTGATGAGGTCATCTCCCTTGGACACAAGGAAAATGTGACTGTCACCCAGGTTAAGCAGTACTGTGAGATGGAGAGTCATGAAGAGAAATTGCATAAATTGGTACTTCAGAGCAAGATCAATGAGACCAAGGATGTCATGAAGCGCAAAGCTAGTGAGATTGACAAAAGCAAG ATTGAAAAGAACAGAGCTGATAAAGGAGGATTTATGTCCTTACAGTCAATGGGATCTGGACTAATTGAGAGTAAGTTTAGTGAGATGGGCATTTCCAGCGGCGAAGGTGGTTTTGCAAGTGGTTCTGGGTTTGGATTGACAACTGATGTTGACTCCTTCTCTGTCAAACCTAAAG GTCGTCAACCTTCATCTGCCAGTGCACCATCTAAAGGTCTTGGCATGAAACTTGGTAAAACCCAGAGGGCAAACCAGTTTTTGGAATCACTGAAAGCAGAAGGTGAAGAAATTGTTGAGGATGTGCAGCCAAAGGCAGGCCAATCAAGATCAGGTGCCCCACCACTAACTGATCCTGTCACGTTGACTGTTGAGGAGAAACTTAATGTGACTTTAAAACGAGATGGTGGGATGAGTAACTTTGACGTTCAAGGACAGCTGTCACTTCAGATTCTTAACCAAGAAGATGGGCTTATTCAAGTTCAG ATTGAAACTGGAGGAAATCCTGGCATCCTTTTCAAGTCACACCCCAACATGAACAAAGAATTATTTTCCAATGAAAATATTCTTGGTTTGAAGGATCCCAATAGACCTTTCCCCACTGGTCAAACTGGGGATGCAGCAGGTGTTGGCCTTTTGAAGTGGAGAATGCAAAGTTCAGATGAGTCAATAGTACCATTGACAA TAAACTGCTGGCCCTCAGTTTCTGGAAGTGATACTTATGTTAACATTGAATATGACGCTGCCCCTTTGGTTGATATGCGAAATGTTGTGATCTCAGTACCCCTTCCATCTCTTCGAGAAGCACCGGTTGTTAAGCAGATTGATGGAGAATGGAG ATATGACCCGAGAAATTCTACGCTGGAGTGGTCAATTCTTTTAATTGATACGTCAAACCGCAG TGGATCCTTGGAGTTTGTTGTGCCGCCAGCAGATTCATCAGTATTCTTCCCTATTAATGTTCGGTTTTCAAGTGCTAGCACATTCAGTAAACTAAAG GTTGTTAATGTCCTGCCTCTGAAAGGCGGAACTCCTCCGAAGTTCGCTCAGAGAACCCAAATGGTAACCGAGAATTACCAAGTAGTttga